A window of Ignicoccus hospitalis KIN4/I contains these coding sequences:
- a CDS encoding phosphoribosylanthranilate isomerase has protein sequence MPELKVCGVTNPEDAEVAVEAGASYVGVIIDAPSPRLVGPEAARDVASVLPSHVKPVGVVDARKPLDLDKVLNSGVKVVQLHWGDESSFLRAKLLLEGYGVSVAVAPLRATPFKYAGAEYVLWDKKSFEEKFVSWGARWTKVGVAGKVTPENVKEVVALFKPDLIDVSSGVEVKPGVKDPEKVMKVAEVIGLAL, from the coding sequence TTGCCGGAGCTAAAGGTGTGTGGGGTCACGAACCCCGAGGACGCCGAGGTGGCCGTAGAGGCCGGGGCGAGCTACGTGGGCGTGATAATAGACGCCCCCTCCCCGAGGCTCGTGGGGCCGGAGGCCGCGCGGGACGTGGCCTCGGTACTCCCCTCCCACGTAAAGCCCGTCGGGGTGGTGGACGCGAGAAAGCCCTTGGACTTGGACAAGGTGCTTAACTCGGGAGTTAAGGTGGTTCAGCTCCACTGGGGGGACGAGTCCTCCTTCTTGAGGGCGAAGCTCCTCCTAGAGGGCTACGGCGTCTCGGTCGCGGTGGCCCCGCTGAGGGCAACCCCCTTCAAGTACGCGGGGGCCGAATACGTCTTGTGGGACAAGAAGAGTTTCGAAGAGAAGTTCGTCTCGTGGGGCGCTCGGTGGACCAAGGTGGGGGTCGCCGGCAAGGTGACGCCAGAGAACGTCAAGGAGGTCGTGGCCCTCTTCAAGCCCGACTTAATAGACGTCAGCAGCGGGGTAGAGGTTAAACCCGGCGTCAAGGACCCCGAGAAGGTAATGAAGGTAGCAGAGGTGATCGGCCTCGCGCTGTGA
- a CDS encoding MBL fold metallo-hydrolase — protein sequence MRLKAVATGFGGISLVAECGEPFALDAGVEPGVDKVILTHAHLDHSLMAPGKEVYATLPTLALAKELWLDAKSLNPDLPWEATDVQKTLNSSFRVPYGRPFKVGDATVTLFNAGHVLGSAMVLVECEGKRLLYTGDLGTSSFLLDHWSKEVPQADVLVTESSYLCKDRPSAKKEWSRLLYFLKQRLREGPVLIAANAVGKVQEVIKFLMNYKEQIGLNAVIVEGMGFRATKIYDEMIEYLKESEVTAWLNGNRRRLTDFVTFPSSLRERLDMARPGTAVVAPSGSLSGGMSVWWALKGVPYVLLGHVFEPASSLLAGGEVTLKDPLGNEGVVRPPELHLQISRHATRQELLQFISLTKAKEVYLVHGDEECRSEAERMGFHNLKDGEELTF from the coding sequence TTGAGGCTAAAGGCTGTGGCAACGGGCTTCGGCGGGATATCGCTCGTAGCCGAGTGCGGCGAACCCTTCGCCTTGGACGCCGGGGTGGAGCCCGGCGTGGACAAGGTAATCTTGACCCACGCCCACTTGGACCACAGCTTAATGGCCCCTGGCAAGGAGGTCTACGCCACGCTCCCAACGCTTGCCTTGGCAAAGGAGTTGTGGTTGGACGCCAAGTCCCTCAACCCGGACCTCCCTTGGGAGGCGACTGACGTCCAGAAGACCTTGAACTCGTCCTTCCGGGTGCCTTACGGGAGACCCTTCAAGGTAGGGGATGCGACGGTCACTCTGTTCAACGCGGGCCACGTGTTGGGGAGCGCGATGGTGTTGGTGGAGTGTGAGGGGAAGAGGCTCCTCTACACCGGCGACTTGGGGACCTCGAGCTTCTTGCTAGACCACTGGTCGAAGGAGGTGCCACAGGCGGACGTGTTGGTGACGGAGAGCAGCTACTTGTGTAAGGATAGACCATCTGCGAAGAAGGAGTGGTCGAGGCTCTTGTACTTCTTAAAGCAGAGGCTGCGGGAGGGGCCGGTGCTGATAGCGGCCAACGCAGTGGGAAAGGTTCAAGAGGTCATTAAGTTTCTTATGAACTATAAAGAACAGATAGGGTTGAATGCAGTCATAGTCGAGGGTATGGGCTTCCGCGCTACGAAGATATACGACGAAATGATTGAGTATTTGAAGGAAAGCGAGGTGACGGCGTGGTTGAACGGGAACAGGAGGAGGCTAACGGACTTCGTAACTTTCCCGTCTTCTTTAAGAGAGAGGTTGGACATGGCGAGGCCCGGCACGGCGGTGGTCGCGCCTTCCGGCTCCCTGAGCGGGGGCATGAGCGTCTGGTGGGCGCTCAAGGGGGTGCCGTACGTCTTGTTGGGCCACGTGTTCGAGCCGGCCTCCTCCCTCCTAGCGGGCGGGGAGGTAACGTTGAAGGACCCCTTGGGCAACGAGGGCGTCGTGAGGCCGCCGGAGCTGCACTTGCAGATCTCCAGGCACGCGACGAGGCAAGAGCTCTTGCAATTTATCTCCCTTACAAAGGCCAAGGAAGTCTACTTGGTCCACGGGGACGAGGAGTGTAGGAGCGAGGCAGAGCGCATGGGCTTTCACAACCTAAAGGACGGGGAGGAGCTCACATTCTAG
- a CDS encoding roadblock/LC7 domain-containing protein — protein MAAETPLKIVLNEMIRVEGIRAVLVVSKDGFLIDYVSQMGKEIDPESVAAMVVSVYGALQRFAEEFNLGEMDMATAEYSRNMMLLTDIGDAMVVVITDRTALLGRIRYELKKQKDRLKAALAA, from the coding sequence TTGGCGGCTGAGACGCCCTTGAAGATAGTATTGAACGAGATGATAAGGGTAGAGGGCATAAGGGCAGTGCTGGTGGTCTCCAAGGATGGCTTCCTGATCGACTACGTATCTCAAATGGGGAAGGAGATAGACCCCGAAAGCGTCGCGGCGATGGTGGTGAGCGTTTACGGCGCCCTACAGAGGTTCGCCGAGGAGTTCAACCTAGGAGAGATGGACATGGCCACTGCCGAGTACAGCCGAAACATGATGCTCCTCACCGACATAGGCGACGCTATGGTAGTCGTGATCACTGACAGAACTGCGCTGCTGGGCAGGATAAGGTACGAATTGAAGAAGCAGAAGGACAGGCTCAAAGCCGCGCTGGCCGCCTAG
- a CDS encoding RNA polymerase subunit Rpo13 — MSYEEEPFLFGESETTEEAPLVEEEEGTKAPTTERFPLEAYEISVELADLWDGAIEGKVSLEELKETMQALQSLVSTGRRRRRRR; from the coding sequence ATGAGTTACGAGGAAGAACCTTTCCTTTTTGGGGAGAGCGAGACCACGGAGGAGGCCCCGCTCGTAGAGGAGGAAGAGGGAACCAAGGCTCCCACGACGGAGCGCTTCCCGCTGGAAGCCTACGAGATCTCGGTGGAGCTAGCCGACCTGTGGGACGGCGCCATAGAGGGTAAGGTCAGCTTAGAAGAGTTGAAGGAAACCATGCAAGCTCTCCAGTCCCTCGTCTCTACCGGGAGGAGGCGGAGGCGGAGGAGGTGA
- the ribH gene encoding 6,7-dimethyl-8-ribityllumazine synthase codes for MRLGIVVSEFNYDITRLMLEKALDHAKFLGVEEVLVLKVPGSFEAPLAAKRLLEEGCDAVAVLGAVIKGETDHDQVVAHQVARKLMDLSLEYGKPVTLGVIGPGATREQAAERIEEYARRAVEAAVKAWKRLNEGPQLA; via the coding sequence GTGAGGCTCGGCATAGTGGTGTCTGAGTTCAACTACGATATAACCAGACTTATGCTAGAGAAGGCTCTGGACCACGCTAAGTTCCTCGGGGTGGAGGAGGTCTTGGTGCTCAAGGTGCCGGGCTCTTTCGAGGCCCCGCTGGCCGCGAAGAGGCTGCTGGAGGAGGGCTGCGACGCGGTAGCTGTCTTGGGCGCCGTGATAAAGGGCGAGACCGACCACGACCAAGTGGTGGCCCACCAGGTCGCTAGGAAGTTAATGGACTTGTCTTTGGAGTACGGGAAGCCCGTCACCTTAGGCGTTATAGGCCCCGGGGCCACGCGGGAGCAAGCGGCCGAGAGGATAGAGGAGTACGCGCGCCGCGCCGTGGAGGCTGCAGTCAAGGCTTGGAAGCGGTTGAACGAGGGGCCTCAGCTGGCGTGA
- a CDS encoding anthranilate synthase component I family protein codes for MPKPAELFSSLEGPSLILESAAGGETKARLSLVAWEPEVDVIVKEGEDVREALRELRGGDADTGTLYKGGPIGYVSYEAVEAWEGVKHKGANDMGWPWGEFVVPKKFVVYDHVLGHASLCGVNKDELGVGEPSELKVFDERLDVPKDVFVKWVEEVRRLEEEGEAIQVVISKSYTYRYEGDLRRLYFELRRINPSPYMFHLRMKSGEVLGSSPELLFRVERGRAETFPIAGTRPRGKDEWEDLRLEEDLKSDPKERAEHLMLVDLARNDLGKVSRPGTVRVTNMMYVEKYSHVQHLVSKVESELDPLFGPEDVLAATFPAGTVSGAPKPAAMEIIGNLETLRRGPYAGAVGFVSGGEAEFAITIRSFFARSGLLRAQAGAGIVYYSVPLKEWEETEHKLAALKRALAPFLL; via the coding sequence GTGCCCAAGCCCGCGGAGCTCTTCTCGTCCTTGGAAGGTCCTTCCTTAATATTGGAGAGCGCTGCCGGCGGCGAGACCAAGGCGCGTCTGAGCTTGGTCGCGTGGGAGCCGGAGGTAGACGTAATCGTCAAAGAAGGCGAGGACGTCAGGGAAGCGTTGAGGGAGCTGAGGGGCGGGGACGCGGACACGGGGACCTTGTACAAGGGGGGCCCGATAGGCTACGTCAGCTACGAAGCCGTGGAGGCGTGGGAGGGGGTCAAGCACAAGGGAGCTAACGACATGGGGTGGCCTTGGGGCGAGTTCGTCGTGCCAAAGAAGTTCGTCGTCTACGACCACGTGCTTGGCCACGCCTCCCTCTGCGGGGTCAACAAGGACGAGCTCGGGGTCGGCGAGCCCTCCGAGCTCAAAGTTTTCGACGAGAGGCTCGACGTTCCTAAGGACGTCTTCGTGAAGTGGGTAGAGGAGGTGAGGAGGTTAGAGGAGGAGGGAGAAGCCATACAAGTGGTCATCTCAAAGTCCTACACCTACCGTTACGAGGGGGACTTGAGGAGGCTCTACTTCGAGTTGAGGAGAATTAACCCGTCGCCCTACATGTTCCACTTGAGAATGAAGAGCGGCGAGGTGTTGGGGAGCTCGCCGGAGCTCTTGTTCCGGGTTGAGCGCGGGAGGGCGGAGACCTTCCCCATAGCCGGCACCCGCCCTAGGGGGAAGGACGAGTGGGAGGACTTGAGACTTGAGGAGGACTTGAAGTCAGACCCCAAGGAGAGGGCCGAACACTTGATGTTAGTTGACTTGGCGAGGAACGACTTGGGCAAGGTGTCGAGACCGGGGACGGTCAGAGTAACTAACATGATGTACGTGGAGAAGTACAGCCACGTGCAACACTTAGTGAGCAAAGTAGAGAGCGAGCTCGACCCTCTCTTCGGGCCCGAGGACGTCTTGGCCGCTACCTTCCCCGCCGGCACGGTCAGCGGCGCCCCCAAGCCTGCTGCCATGGAGATCATAGGGAACTTGGAGACGTTGAGAAGAGGTCCCTACGCCGGGGCCGTGGGCTTCGTGAGCGGCGGGGAGGCGGAGTTCGCAATAACCATAAGGAGCTTCTTCGCGAGGTCCGGGCTGCTGAGGGCCCAAGCCGGGGCGGGGATAGTTTACTATTCCGTACCCCTAAAGGAGTGGGAGGAGACCGAGCACAAGCTGGCCGCGCTCAAGAGGGCCTTAGCCCCCTTCTTGCTGTGA
- a CDS encoding ATP-binding protein codes for MGGTKKLTRDNQHKSAKVLKNEMLGTKVAYEVSKGFKPDFSDNLLLSSNLYSKIEELVLDEVIGGIKLKEPTPNIYVKFKSFVNASSTDVFASFVNYYLHLLAYKADANVVLVAFDELKNKNRIIAKRFVALAQKPRGPEGERSEEDDTAILIGLLFSDSRAKRYNHKALIRKTKNAAQGFLQRYSRELGLPNVKLAGPTLFVHVAAEFPENEIKIDVRDGHESIKITIPLRVPEWSLDDFPEELGEELRTLVIDPITNKMAFAPKGMLLVGPPGVGKTILVEAVAGGLGRKLLELEPGMYRSMWYGQTEKILKEIFNAVSKRKDEVVVLIDDAEFLMDRGLAVHEGYVSEMNVFLKLLQNRERPLIAMTTNHPQLLDQALVRPGRVDLAVIVGYPDKEFRRKIVERAAKRYELKMDEHLIEKVVRVTRWFSNAEIDSLIRMAAAKGKGKITEESVEWARRRFHIDEGERERLQESLRWYANKLQGMVVSYVKNPWEV; via the coding sequence GTGGGCGGTACCAAGAAGTTGACTAGGGACAACCAGCACAAGTCAGCGAAGGTACTAAAGAACGAGATGCTTGGGACCAAGGTTGCCTACGAAGTCTCGAAGGGCTTCAAGCCGGACTTCTCGGACAATTTGCTGCTGTCCTCAAACTTGTACTCGAAGATTGAGGAGCTCGTGTTGGACGAAGTCATAGGGGGGATCAAACTGAAGGAGCCCACCCCCAACATCTACGTCAAGTTCAAAAGCTTCGTCAACGCGAGCTCGACGGACGTATTCGCCTCCTTCGTGAACTACTACCTACACTTGCTCGCGTACAAGGCGGATGCGAACGTAGTCTTGGTGGCTTTCGACGAGCTCAAGAATAAGAACAGAATAATAGCAAAGAGGTTCGTCGCGTTGGCTCAGAAGCCGCGGGGGCCGGAGGGGGAACGCTCCGAAGAGGACGACACGGCCATACTGATAGGGTTACTGTTCTCGGACAGCCGCGCTAAGAGGTACAACCACAAGGCGTTGATTAGGAAGACGAAGAACGCCGCTCAAGGCTTCCTACAGAGGTACTCCCGGGAGCTGGGCCTCCCGAACGTAAAGCTTGCCGGCCCGACCCTCTTCGTCCACGTGGCCGCGGAGTTCCCCGAGAACGAAATAAAGATAGACGTGAGGGACGGGCACGAGAGCATAAAGATAACCATACCCTTGAGGGTTCCGGAGTGGAGCTTGGACGACTTCCCGGAGGAGTTGGGCGAAGAACTGAGAACCTTAGTTATAGACCCAATTACCAATAAGATGGCGTTTGCTCCGAAGGGGATGTTGCTCGTGGGGCCTCCCGGAGTGGGCAAGACCATCTTGGTCGAGGCGGTGGCGGGGGGGCTGGGGAGGAAGTTGTTGGAGCTCGAGCCGGGGATGTATAGGAGCATGTGGTACGGCCAGACCGAAAAGATCTTGAAAGAGATATTTAATGCTGTTAGCAAGAGAAAGGATGAGGTAGTGGTCCTCATAGACGACGCGGAGTTCTTGATGGACCGCGGCTTGGCGGTCCACGAGGGCTACGTAAGCGAGATGAACGTATTTCTGAAGCTATTACAGAACAGGGAAAGACCGCTAATAGCGATGACGACCAACCACCCCCAGCTGCTCGACCAAGCCCTGGTTAGGCCGGGCAGAGTAGACTTGGCCGTGATAGTGGGGTACCCCGACAAGGAGTTCCGGAGGAAGATCGTAGAGCGGGCGGCTAAGAGGTATGAGCTAAAGATGGACGAACACTTAATCGAGAAGGTGGTCAGAGTCACCCGGTGGTTCAGCAACGCGGAGATAGACTCGTTAATAAGGATGGCTGCGGCCAAGGGTAAGGGCAAGATAACTGAGGAGAGCGTGGAGTGGGCCAGAAGGAGGTTCCACATAGACGAGGGGGAGAGGGAGAGGCTCCAAGAGTCGCTCCGCTGGTACGCGAACAAGCTACAAGGAATGGTAGTAAGCTACGTCAAGAACCCTTGGGAGGTGTGA
- a CDS encoding flavoprotein translates to MLWAVTGAGHWMRESAEVFEKLAKRAQVTVIFSKAGYEVAKLYGVLKKFEVATGGYYRELEVDPKPLSHVYGRVMRRAYDAVVVAPMTANTAAKFVLGIADNLVTTALAMARKAGVEILALPTDAPWVKSTTLPCVINDCVGCEACPPQASCPTGAIVGDRVRRILLERCVGCEACVGKCPFGAISCFSEAPFEVHELELEILKKLEKWARVLKSPRELAAALGVR, encoded by the coding sequence GTGCTCTGGGCGGTTACGGGCGCTGGGCACTGGATGAGGGAGAGCGCCGAGGTCTTTGAGAAGCTAGCTAAGAGGGCACAAGTGACGGTAATATTTAGTAAGGCAGGCTACGAGGTGGCGAAGCTCTACGGCGTCTTGAAGAAGTTCGAGGTAGCTACAGGGGGTTACTACAGGGAGCTGGAGGTGGACCCGAAGCCCCTCTCCCACGTCTACGGGAGAGTGATGCGGAGGGCTTACGACGCGGTGGTAGTGGCCCCCATGACTGCGAACACCGCAGCGAAGTTCGTGTTAGGAATAGCAGACAACTTGGTTACTACGGCTTTAGCCATGGCTAGGAAGGCCGGAGTGGAGATCTTGGCCTTGCCGACGGACGCCCCTTGGGTGAAGTCTACCACCCTACCGTGCGTCATTAACGACTGCGTGGGGTGCGAGGCTTGTCCTCCCCAAGCCTCGTGTCCCACCGGAGCGATAGTGGGGGACAGAGTTAGGCGAATACTCTTGGAGAGGTGCGTGGGGTGCGAGGCTTGCGTGGGCAAGTGCCCGTTCGGGGCTATATCATGCTTCTCCGAGGCGCCCTTCGAAGTCCACGAGTTGGAGCTAGAAATACTGAAAAAGTTGGAGAAGTGGGCCAGGGTGTTGAAATCCCCCCGCGAGCTGGCCGCGGCCCTCGGGGTCCGATGA
- a CDS encoding arginine--tRNA ligase — protein sequence MYVLSETKSNFLKLIAEALKRRGLEVEEEELERLAGRPPSPEMGDLGVSLFRYAKKLGLRPEELTSELKGEIEGRLAGVKEVKAIGGFLNVELEPSWLAERALREASREDYGKWSFSGRLVVEHTSANPVHPLHVGHARNMFLGDSLVRILKNWGADVQSRFYINDMGRQVAVLVYGLLKLGRLEPPEGEKPDHWYGKVYSVANALVELNSPSKGDDEKKEWEEVLKELESKWPEIVREMKEKFDDEDPEAKVSELMKKYEEGDPEVKETFRKVVNEVLKGFKETMERVGVNVDKWDWESDLVWSGEVDKIINMAKEKGLVIEKDGALVMVFKNLNDEVRRRLRIPKGLQIPPLVLKRSDGTTLYTTRDIAYTIKKFEEFRADRVINVIAAEQRLPQIQLRLALWELGFKEYAENLIHYAYEMVNVPGMKMSGRRGRMITLDWLLDEAERRVRELVEGRSEAEDVDEVVKKVAVGAVKFAMVSVSPEKPITFKWEEVLNFERNSAPYLQYTYARAVGILRKGGEPDLERADYSKAEKYKDMILSIAEFPEVARKAAEDLKPDLIATYLLSLADKFNEFYHKEPVAKEPDEGLRNLKLALVKAVANTIRRGLWLLGVEAPARM from the coding sequence TTGTACGTTTTGAGCGAGACGAAGTCGAATTTTCTAAAGCTAATTGCTGAGGCACTGAAGAGGAGGGGGCTTGAGGTAGAAGAGGAAGAGCTGGAGAGGCTGGCCGGGAGGCCCCCCAGTCCAGAGATGGGCGACTTGGGAGTCTCGCTCTTCAGATACGCGAAGAAGTTGGGACTCAGACCCGAGGAGCTCACGTCGGAGCTGAAGGGGGAGATAGAAGGGAGGTTGGCCGGCGTCAAGGAGGTTAAAGCCATAGGGGGGTTCTTGAACGTAGAGTTGGAGCCGTCTTGGTTGGCGGAGAGGGCGCTCCGAGAGGCCTCCAGAGAGGACTACGGCAAGTGGTCCTTCAGCGGGCGCCTCGTCGTAGAGCACACCTCGGCCAACCCCGTGCACCCCTTACACGTCGGGCATGCAAGGAACATGTTCCTGGGCGATTCTTTGGTCAGGATACTGAAGAACTGGGGAGCCGACGTGCAGTCCCGGTTCTACATAAACGACATGGGGAGACAAGTGGCCGTGTTGGTTTACGGGCTGTTGAAGCTCGGAAGGCTTGAGCCCCCGGAAGGGGAGAAGCCGGACCACTGGTACGGGAAAGTCTACAGCGTAGCGAACGCCCTCGTGGAGCTGAACTCGCCCTCGAAGGGCGACGATGAGAAGAAGGAGTGGGAAGAGGTGCTGAAAGAGCTCGAGAGCAAGTGGCCGGAAATAGTGAGGGAGATGAAAGAGAAGTTCGACGACGAGGACCCAGAGGCCAAGGTCTCGGAACTAATGAAGAAGTACGAAGAGGGTGACCCGGAGGTGAAGGAAACCTTCAGGAAGGTAGTTAATGAAGTGTTGAAAGGGTTCAAAGAGACTATGGAGAGGGTCGGAGTGAATGTGGACAAGTGGGACTGGGAGAGCGACTTGGTTTGGAGCGGCGAGGTTGATAAGATAATAAACATGGCAAAGGAGAAGGGCTTGGTAATCGAAAAGGACGGGGCCCTTGTGATGGTCTTCAAGAACTTGAACGACGAGGTCCGGAGGAGGTTAAGAATACCCAAGGGCCTCCAGATACCCCCGCTGGTCCTCAAGAGGTCTGACGGGACTACGCTCTACACCACGAGGGATATTGCCTACACGATAAAGAAGTTCGAAGAGTTCAGGGCGGATAGGGTGATAAACGTGATAGCCGCCGAGCAGAGGCTCCCCCAGATCCAGCTGAGGCTGGCCCTCTGGGAGCTCGGCTTCAAGGAGTACGCTGAGAACTTGATCCACTACGCATACGAAATGGTGAACGTTCCCGGAATGAAGATGAGCGGCAGGAGGGGGAGGATGATAACCTTGGACTGGTTGTTGGACGAGGCGGAGAGGAGGGTGAGGGAGCTCGTAGAGGGGAGGAGCGAGGCCGAGGACGTGGACGAGGTCGTCAAGAAGGTAGCCGTGGGAGCTGTGAAGTTCGCAATGGTCTCGGTGTCTCCAGAAAAACCCATAACGTTTAAGTGGGAGGAGGTCTTGAACTTCGAGAGGAACTCTGCCCCCTACCTCCAGTACACCTACGCTAGGGCCGTGGGGATACTCCGGAAGGGCGGGGAGCCGGACTTGGAGAGGGCGGACTACTCCAAGGCGGAGAAGTACAAGGACATGATATTGAGTATAGCGGAGTTTCCCGAGGTCGCGAGGAAGGCAGCAGAGGACTTAAAGCCGGACCTAATAGCGACGTACTTGCTCTCCTTGGCGGACAAGTTCAACGAGTTCTACCACAAAGAGCCCGTCGCGAAGGAGCCGGACGAAGGCCTGAGAAACCTAAAGTTGGCCTTGGTGAAGGCAGTGGCGAACACGATAAGGAGGGGGCTGTGGCTGTTGGGGGTGGAGGCGCCGGCTAGAATGTGA
- a CDS encoding 3-isopropylmalate dehydratase large subunit — MPKTMAEKILGRASGKDVSPGEIVEANVDLAMVHDLTGPHVVEVVEEIAGEVRVWDPDKVAIIFDHHVPADKIRAAELQAIMRKVARKLGIKKFHDVGRGGICHQVLVEERYARPGMLIVGADSHTVTSGAVGAFATGIGASDMAMVWLTGKLWFKVPESIKVNVTGELPKGVYAKDVILHIIGTVTVDGATYKAVEYHGDTIKRMNIADRMTLANMSVEMGAKAGMVPADEVTVKFFEEAGISVKPFGPDPGAQYEDVWEFDVSKLEPQVAVPHSVDNVVAVGEVEGTPIDQAFIGSCTNGRYEDFVEAAKILKGRKVAPGVRCIAIPASLKQYMRLLKEGIIDILTEAGCFVAHSTCGPCLGGHLGVLGPGEVAISSSNRNFKGRMGHPESKVYLASPATVAASAVEGKIADPRKYL; from the coding sequence ATGCCGAAAACCATGGCAGAGAAGATACTCGGCAGGGCCAGCGGCAAGGACGTGAGTCCCGGAGAGATCGTAGAGGCCAATGTGGACTTAGCCATGGTTCACGACTTGACCGGCCCCCACGTGGTGGAGGTGGTTGAGGAGATAGCGGGGGAGGTTAGGGTCTGGGACCCCGACAAGGTCGCCATAATATTCGACCACCACGTGCCCGCCGACAAGATAAGGGCGGCGGAGCTCCAAGCGATAATGAGGAAGGTGGCTAGGAAGCTCGGCATAAAGAAGTTCCACGACGTGGGGAGAGGGGGGATTTGCCACCAAGTGTTGGTGGAGGAGCGCTACGCGAGGCCCGGGATGCTGATAGTAGGCGCGGACTCCCACACGGTGACCTCCGGGGCGGTGGGGGCCTTCGCGACTGGTATCGGGGCGAGCGACATGGCCATGGTCTGGCTCACGGGCAAGCTCTGGTTCAAGGTGCCCGAGTCTATAAAAGTCAACGTTACGGGCGAGCTGCCCAAGGGCGTCTACGCGAAGGACGTAATACTTCATATAATAGGCACCGTAACCGTTGACGGCGCCACTTACAAGGCCGTGGAGTACCACGGAGACACAATCAAGAGGATGAACATAGCAGACAGGATGACGCTGGCCAACATGAGCGTTGAGATGGGCGCCAAGGCAGGCATGGTCCCCGCAGACGAGGTTACGGTCAAGTTCTTCGAGGAGGCCGGCATAAGCGTTAAGCCCTTCGGCCCCGACCCGGGAGCTCAGTACGAGGACGTTTGGGAGTTCGACGTGAGTAAGCTGGAACCTCAAGTGGCGGTGCCCCACAGCGTGGACAACGTCGTCGCGGTGGGCGAGGTGGAGGGAACTCCCATCGACCAAGCCTTCATAGGCAGCTGCACCAACGGGCGTTACGAGGACTTCGTGGAGGCGGCGAAGATACTGAAGGGGAGGAAGGTAGCTCCCGGGGTTAGGTGCATAGCCATACCCGCCTCCTTGAAGCAGTACATGAGGCTACTCAAGGAAGGCATAATTGACATCTTAACCGAGGCGGGCTGCTTCGTCGCCCACAGCACTTGTGGTCCGTGCCTCGGAGGACACTTAGGGGTGTTGGGGCCCGGCGAGGTGGCGATATCCTCCAGCAACAGGAACTTCAAGGGCAGGATGGGCCACCCGGAGAGCAAGGTCTACTTAGCTAGCCCCGCCACCGTAGCGGCAAGCGCGGTGGAGGGCAAGATAGCTGACCCGCGGAAGTACCTCTGA
- a CDS encoding RNA-guided pseudouridylation complex pseudouridine synthase subunit Cbf5 → MHRKCDFRGKWVIREEAETDPKYGKEPWKRDVKELVELGVVNLDKPPGPTSHEVVAWIKRMFGLERAGHGGTLDPKVTGVLPVALAEATKVIHYVMLSGKEYVMVIQFHDAVKEEEVIENLKYLVGEIYQRPPLRSSVKRQLRTKKVYYIHVLEFWPERRMALVRVGSESGTYMRKLAHDLGLLVGTGAHMRELRRTRSGPFHEDWNLVRMQDLSEAKFLYDNYGDDSLLKKYIMPCEVATCHMPKIMIKDGAVDAVAHGANVSIRGVAALTDNMKKGDVVAVVSLKGELVAIAQALVSSQEALKMEKGWVAKTKRVIMKPGTYPDVWRKKKASQQEGG, encoded by the coding sequence ATGCACCGGAAGTGCGACTTCCGCGGGAAGTGGGTGATTAGGGAGGAGGCGGAGACCGACCCCAAGTACGGCAAGGAGCCGTGGAAGAGGGACGTGAAGGAGCTGGTGGAGCTCGGCGTGGTGAACTTGGACAAGCCGCCCGGCCCGACCTCCCACGAGGTGGTGGCGTGGATAAAGAGGATGTTCGGGTTGGAGAGGGCCGGCCACGGGGGGACCCTCGACCCCAAGGTAACCGGCGTCCTGCCGGTGGCCCTAGCGGAGGCAACTAAGGTCATCCACTACGTGATGCTCTCTGGCAAAGAGTACGTGATGGTGATACAGTTCCACGACGCCGTTAAGGAAGAGGAGGTCATCGAGAACTTGAAGTACTTGGTGGGGGAGATATACCAAAGGCCCCCTCTGAGGAGCAGCGTTAAGAGGCAGTTGAGAACCAAGAAGGTGTATTACATACACGTCTTGGAGTTCTGGCCCGAGAGGAGGATGGCCTTAGTGAGGGTCGGCTCGGAGAGCGGAACTTACATGAGAAAGCTCGCCCACGACTTGGGCTTGCTCGTGGGAACGGGGGCCCACATGAGGGAGCTCAGGAGGACCCGGAGCGGCCCCTTCCACGAGGATTGGAACTTGGTTCGGATGCAAGACTTAAGCGAGGCTAAATTCTTATACGACAACTACGGCGACGACAGCCTCTTGAAGAAGTATATAATGCCTTGTGAAGTAGCCACTTGTCATATGCCAAAGATAATGATCAAGGACGGCGCTGTGGACGCGGTGGCCCACGGCGCCAACGTCTCGATAAGGGGCGTTGCGGCGCTCACCGACAACATGAAGAAGGGGGACGTAGTGGCGGTGGTTAGCCTAAAGGGGGAGCTAGTGGCAATAGCACAAGCTCTGGTCTCTTCGCAAGAGGCCTTAAAAATGGAGAAGGGTTGGGTGGCGAAGACCAAGAGAGTGATAATGAAGCCCGGAACGTACCCGGACGTTTGGAGGAAGAAGAAGGCCTCACAGCAAGAAGGGGGCTAA